A stretch of DNA from Streptomyces venezuelae:
GCCGAGCAGCCCCAGCGCACAGCGCTCGACCGGCTCGCCGCGCTCGCTCGCGGCCCGCTCCAGCACCAGATCGCGGACCGCCGCCGCGAACCGCGGGTCGGCGCCCACGGTGGCCGACCGGGCCACCGGGAGGCCCAGCTCGGCCGCCTTGGCCATCGCCTCGGTGTCGAGGTCGTACAGGACCTCCATGTGGTCCGAGACGAAGCCGATCGGCACCATCACCACCGCCGGAGCCCCGTCGGCCTGCTCGGCCTCCAGGTGGTCGCAGATGTCCGGCTCCAGCCACGGGATGTGGGGGGCGCCGCTGCGCGACTGGTAGACGAGCTGCCACGGCCGTTCCACGCCCGTCTCGACGCGCACCGCGTCGGCGATCACCCGGGCGACGTCCAGGTGCTGGCGGACGTACGCGCCGCCCTCGCCGCCCGAGGTGTGGTCCTCGGCCGGACCGGAGGCGTCGGCCGCCGCGGTCGGGATGGAGTGCGTGGTGAAGGCCAGCCGGGCCCCGTCCCGTACGCCCTCGGGGAGGGAGTCCAGCGCGGCCAGCACCCCGTCGATCATGGGCTGCACAAAGCCGGGGTGGTTGAAGTAGTGCCGCAGCTTGTCCACCCGCGGCAGGTCGAAGCCCTCCTGCTCGAGCACGGCCAGCGCGTCTGCGAGGTTCTCGCGGTACTGGCGGCAGCCCGAGTACGAGGCATAGGCGCTGGTGGCCAGCACGGCGATGCGGCGCCGCCCGTCGGCCGCCATGTCGCGCATCACGTCCGTCAGGTACGGCGCCCAGTTCCGGTTGCCCCAGTAGACCGGGAGGTCCATGCCGTGGTCGGCGAAGTCCTTCCGGAGGGCGTCCAGCAGCTCCCGGTTCTGCGCGTTGATCGGGCTGACCCCGCCGAAGCCGAAGTAGTGCTGCCCGACCTCCTTGAGGCGCTCGCGCGGGATGCCCCGGCCGCGGGTCACGTTCTCCAGGAAGGGCACGACGTCGTCGGGTCCCTCCGGGCCGCCGAAGGACAGCAGCAGGAGGGCGTCGTAGGGGCGGGCCGGGCCGGCAGCGCCGTTCGCGGGGCTGGGGAGCTGGTCTGACATGCTTCGAATCCTGCCACCCGACACCGACGGCCGTGCATCCGGCCGAAGACTTCGTCACCCCGGTTTCCCGCCCCCTCCCTCCCCGCGCGGGCGCGTTGCTACCAGCCGTAACCTGTACGAGCCATTGACGTCCCTTACGGAGGGCAGCGTGCCCAGTCCCTACCGCGCGATATTCGCCGCCCCCGGCACCACGGCGTTCAGCACCGCCGGATTCATCGGACGGCTGCCGCTGTCCATGGTGGGCATCGGAATCGTGACGATGATCTCCGAGCTCACCGGCCGCTACAAGCTGGCCGGCCTGGTCACCGCCACCCTCGCCCTGGCCGCCGCCGTGATGGGCCCCCAGGTGTCCCGCCTGGTCGACCAGTACGGCCAGCGCCGGGTGCTGCGGCCCGCCACGCTCATCGCCGTGGCCTCGGTGTCCGGGCTGCTGCTCGCCGCCGCGAACGGCCTGCCGGAGTGGACCTGGTTCGTGTTCGCCGTGGGGGCCGGCGTGGTGCCGAGCGTCGGCTCGATGATCCGGGCCCGCTGGACGGCGATCTACCGGGACTCCCCGCGCGAGCTGCACACCGCCTACTCCTTCGAGTCCGTGGTGGACGAGATCTGCTTCATTTTCGGCCCGATCCTGGCCATCGGACTGTCCACCACCTGGTTCCCCGAGGCCGGCCCGCTGGTCGCCGCGGTCTGCCTGCTGGTGGGCACCTGGTGGCTGACCGCACAGCGGAGCACCGAGCCGGAACCCCACCCGCGCGCCACCCACACCGAGGGGGACAAGGGCTCCGCCCTCCGCTCCCCCGGCCTGCAGGTCCTGGTGGCCACCTTCGTGGCCACCGGCGCGATCTTCGGCTCCATCGACGTGGTGACCCTGGCCTTCGCCGAGGAGGAGGGGCACAAGTCGGCGGCCAGCGTCGTGCTGGCGGTCTGGGCCCTCGGCTCCTGCCTGGCGGGCGTGGTCTTCGGCCTGCTGCACCTGAAGGGCAAAGCCGAACGCCGCTGGGTACTGGGCGTCAGTGCGATGGCCGTGAGTATGATCCCCCTGCTACTGGCCGGGAACCTGCCGTTTCTGGCCGTGGCGCTCTTCGTCTCGGGTCTCGCCATCGCTCCGACGATGGTCACGACGATGGCCCTGATCGAGACGCACGTACCACGCGCGAAGCTGACCGAGGGCATGACCTGGACAAGCACCGGGCTCGCGGTCGGGGTCGCGCTCGGGTCCTCCGTGGCCGGCTGGGTCATCGACTCGTCGGGCGCCCGGACCGGGTACGTCGTCTCCATCTCGGCGGGGGCTGCCGCGGCGGCGGTTGCGTTCGCGGGTTACCGCCGGCTGACGAGGCCGGCGCAAGGGGAGGAGACCTCTGGCGATGGGGACGGCGACAGCAGGGAAGTCCGGGAGCACGTGGCGTAACTGGGCGGGCAACGTGTCCGCGACACCGGCCCGCGTAGTGGAACCGGCCTCGGTCGGAGACGTTCAGGAGGCGGTCCGGCGGGCCGCCGAGCAGGGACTGAAGGTGAAGGCGGTCGGCACCGGCCACTCCTTCACCGCGGCGGCGGCCACCGACGGCGTACTGATCAGGCCGCAGGCGCTCGCCGGGATCCTGGAGATCGACCGGTCGGCGGGCACCGTGAAAGTGGCGGCCGGCACCGTTCTGAAGGACCTCAACCAGGCCCTGGCCAGGGAGGGCCTGTCGCTCACCAACATGGGCGACATCATGGAGCAGACGGTTTCCGGGGCCACCGGCACCGGCACCCACGGCACCGGCCGGGACTCCGCCTCCATCGCGGCCCAGATCCGCGCGCTGGAGCTGGTCACCGCGGACGGGCGGATGCTCGTCTGCTCCGAGAAGGAGAACCCGGAGGTCTTCGCGGCGGCCCGGATCGGGATCGGGGCTCTGGGCGTGGTCACCTCGATCACCTTCGCGGTGGAGCCGCTGTTCTTCCTCACCGCCCGCGAGGAGCCGATGGGCTTCGACCGGGTGATGGACGAATTCGAGCAGCACTTCGCGGAGAACGAGCACTTCGAGTTCTACTGGTTCCCGCACACCGGCAACTGCAACACCAAGCGGAACAACCGCAGCCCGGGCCCGGCCGCCCCGCCCGGCGCGGTCAGCGCCTGGGTGGAGGACGAGCTGCTGTCGAACGGCCTCTTCCAGGCCGTCAACTCGCTGGGCCGCGCGGTCCCCGGGACCATTCCCGGCATCGCCCGGATCGCCAGCCGGGCCCTGTCCGCGCGCACCTACACGGACATCCCGTACAAGGTGTTCACCAGCCCGCGCCGGGTCCGGTTCGTGGAGATGGAGTACGCCCTTCCGCGCGAGCGGGTGGTCGCGGCGCTGCGGGAGCTGCGGGCCATGGTGGACCGCTCTGACCTGCGGATCAGCTTCCCGGTGGAGGTCCGGACGGCTCCGGCGGACGACATCGCCCTGTCCACCGCCTCCGGCCGGGACACCGCGTA
This window harbors:
- a CDS encoding ferrochelatase; translation: MSDQLPSPANGAAGPARPYDALLLLSFGGPEGPDDVVPFLENVTRGRGIPRERLKEVGQHYFGFGGVSPINAQNRELLDALRKDFADHGMDLPVYWGNRNWAPYLTDVMRDMAADGRRRIAVLATSAYASYSGCRQYRENLADALAVLEQEGFDLPRVDKLRHYFNHPGFVQPMIDGVLAALDSLPEGVRDGARLAFTTHSIPTAAADASGPAEDHTSGGEGGAYVRQHLDVARVIADAVRVETGVERPWQLVYQSRSGAPHIPWLEPDICDHLEAEQADGAPAVVMVPIGFVSDHMEVLYDLDTEAMAKAAELGLPVARSATVGADPRFAAAVRDLVLERAASERGEPVERCALGLLGPAQDLCAVGCCPAREPRPAAAGVDSPYA
- a CDS encoding MFS transporter is translated as MPSPYRAIFAAPGTTAFSTAGFIGRLPLSMVGIGIVTMISELTGRYKLAGLVTATLALAAAVMGPQVSRLVDQYGQRRVLRPATLIAVASVSGLLLAAANGLPEWTWFVFAVGAGVVPSVGSMIRARWTAIYRDSPRELHTAYSFESVVDEICFIFGPILAIGLSTTWFPEAGPLVAAVCLLVGTWWLTAQRSTEPEPHPRATHTEGDKGSALRSPGLQVLVATFVATGAIFGSIDVVTLAFAEEEGHKSAASVVLAVWALGSCLAGVVFGLLHLKGKAERRWVLGVSAMAVSMIPLLLAGNLPFLAVALFVSGLAIAPTMVTTMALIETHVPRAKLTEGMTWTSTGLAVGVALGSSVAGWVIDSSGARTGYVVSISAGAAAAAVAFAGYRRLTRPAQGEETSGDGDGDSREVREHVA
- a CDS encoding D-arabinono-1,4-lactone oxidase — its product is MGTATAGKSGSTWRNWAGNVSATPARVVEPASVGDVQEAVRRAAEQGLKVKAVGTGHSFTAAAATDGVLIRPQALAGILEIDRSAGTVKVAAGTVLKDLNQALAREGLSLTNMGDIMEQTVSGATGTGTHGTGRDSASIAAQIRALELVTADGRMLVCSEKENPEVFAAARIGIGALGVVTSITFAVEPLFFLTAREEPMGFDRVMDEFEQHFAENEHFEFYWFPHTGNCNTKRNNRSPGPAAPPGAVSAWVEDELLSNGLFQAVNSLGRAVPGTIPGIARIASRALSARTYTDIPYKVFTSPRRVRFVEMEYALPRERVVAALRELRAMVDRSDLRISFPVEVRTAPADDIALSTASGRDTAYVAVHMYRGTPYQAYFTAAERIFTAHGGRPHWGKVHTRDAGYFAEVYPRFGEFTALRDRLDPDRVFGNDYLRRILGD